TGAACGTGCAATGAAAAAAGTTGAAGGTGTATACGATAACATCGCAAAAGTTATTGAAATTTCAAAACGTGATGGAATTCCAACATATTTAGCTGCAGACCGTTTAGCAGAAGAGCGTATTGCTCGTATGGCAAAATCTCGTAGCCAATTCTTATCAAATAGTCACAGCATCATTAGTAGAAGATAATTGATCTAGTTAAAAATTATGAGTAATTCCTTTATTTTTTAGATAGAAAGAAAGAGTGAAGCTCTTTCTTTCTAGTTATAAAAGTAAGGTAAACATTTAGGAGGAGAGTGTTGACAATGCATCGTATTTTAGTAATTAATCCTGGCAGCACATCCACAAAGGTTGGTGTATTTGATGATGAAAAACCAATTTTTGAACAAACAATACGCCATGACGATGAAGAATTAAATAAATACAAAACAATAATTGATCAATATGAATTTAGAAAAAATGTTATTTTAGAGGTACTACACAAAGAAGGCATTAACATTTCTAAATTAAGTGCTGTATGTGGTCGAGGTGGACTACTTAGACCAATCGAAGGTGGAACTTATGCAGTAAATGAAATCATGTTAGAAGATTTGAAAATAGGTTATAGTGGTCAGCATGCTTCAAATCTTGGTGGAATCATTGCTAATGAGATTGCACAAGGATTAAACATCCCAGCATTTATCGTTGATCCAGTAGTTGTTGATGAATTAGATCCGGTTGCAAGAATTAGCGGACAATCACTTATGGAAAGAAGAAGTGTTTTCCATGCCTTAAATCAAAAAGCTGTAGCACGTAAAGTGTCAAAACAGTTAGATCAGTCATATAACGATTTAAACCTTATTATCGCCCATATGGGTGGAGGTGTGAGTGTTGGTGCTCATAAAAAAGGACGCGTAATTGACGTAAATAACGGTTTAGATGGTGAAGGACCTTTCAGTCCAGAGCGAGCTGGAACTGTACCAA
This genomic interval from Gottfriedia acidiceleris contains the following:
- the buk gene encoding butyrate kinase — translated: MTMHRILVINPGSTSTKVGVFDDEKPIFEQTIRHDDEELNKYKTIIDQYEFRKNVILEVLHKEGINISKLSAVCGRGGLLRPIEGGTYAVNEIMLEDLKIGYSGQHASNLGGIIANEIAQGLNIPAFIVDPVVVDELDPVARISGQSLMERRSVFHALNQKAVARKVSKQLDQSYNDLNLIIAHMGGGVSVGAHKKGRVIDVNNGLDGEGPFSPERAGTVPIGDLIKLCYSGDYYINEVQKMMVGQGGLVSYLGTADAIKVESMIENGDEKAALVYEAMAYQVAKEIGSAAAVLEGHIDAIILTGGIAYSDFIVNEITKRVKWMARVIVLPGENELQALCEGALRVLREEEEAKIYPGEFAVKSLV